One Lacunisphaera limnophila DNA window includes the following coding sequences:
- a CDS encoding ABC transporter permease, whose translation MRHYLTILSHEIRALLYNPSTYIAAVLFLLVMGFIFTGILDDYSRTPQETPPAVVFFQLFWIPVFFMVPLLTMKSFAEERRLGTLETLLTTPVSTTEVVLGKFSAAYLFYVLLWATTLGFHYILQVYARDVRYLDSGPLIGGYLFVAISGLLFIAVGILASAVTRSQAVAGILSFTLLLALIGGLSYVSELGALNQDFLSPMRTTLEGLRIPGHVDDFTHGIVDTRQVFFYLTGSILALLFSILGVEAKILNS comes from the coding sequence ATGCGCCACTACCTCACCATCCTCTCCCATGAGATCCGGGCGCTGCTCTACAACCCCAGCACCTACATCGCGGCCGTGCTCTTCCTGCTGGTGATGGGCTTCATCTTCACCGGGATCCTCGACGACTACAGCCGCACCCCCCAAGAAACCCCGCCGGCCGTCGTCTTCTTCCAGCTCTTCTGGATTCCCGTCTTCTTCATGGTCCCGCTGCTGACCATGAAATCCTTCGCCGAGGAACGCCGCCTCGGCACCCTCGAAACCCTGCTCACCACCCCCGTCAGCACCACCGAGGTCGTGCTCGGCAAGTTTTCCGCCGCCTACCTCTTCTACGTCCTCCTCTGGGCCACGACCCTCGGCTTCCACTACATCCTCCAGGTCTACGCGCGTGACGTCCGTTACCTCGACTCCGGCCCGCTCATCGGCGGCTACCTCTTTGTCGCGATCAGCGGCCTGCTCTTCATCGCCGTCGGCATCCTCGCCAGCGCGGTCACCCGCAGCCAGGCCGTGGCCGGCATCCTCAGCTTCACCCTGCTGCTCGCCCTCATCGGCGGCCTCAGCTACGTCAGCGAGCTCGGCGCCCTCAACCAGGACTTCCTCTCTCCCATGCGCACCACCCTCGAGGGCCTGCGCATCCCCGGCCACGTCGACGACTTCACCCACGGCATCGTGGACACCCGGCAGGTCTTCTTCTACCTGACCGGATCCATCCTCGCCCTCCTCTTCAGCATCCTCGGCGTCGAGGCGAAGATCCTGAACAGCTGA
- a CDS encoding ABC transporter ATP-binding protein: MADIPDNTIEVSNLVKTYGSLTAVNNLSFTVKRGEIVGLLGPNGAGKSTTMRILTGYLPANAGSVRICGLPVASHPEATRRHIGYMPENNPLPEDLRVSEYLWFRGRLKEMPRAKLRARIDEVLELCDLKRNRHRILGRLSKGNRQRVGIAEAILAEPAVIIMDEPTIGLDPHQIIIVRNLIASLRGRMSVIISSHILPEIEETCDRVLIINGGRIVASGSPADLRREMFGHTTYRVELAGDTTRLAADLTALDPTLRLSGLGELGPDGFATATLLTEAPEDLGEKLLLGLPARGYRVRSLGHAHPSLEDVFLAATRRSWDARLPDQKPTEGASRAPLPKV; the protein is encoded by the coding sequence ATGGCCGATATTCCCGACAACACCATTGAGGTCTCCAATCTCGTCAAAACCTACGGTTCGCTGACTGCGGTCAACAACCTGAGTTTCACCGTGAAGCGCGGCGAGATCGTCGGCCTGCTCGGCCCCAACGGCGCGGGCAAGAGCACGACCATGCGCATCCTGACGGGTTACCTGCCCGCGAACGCGGGATCCGTGCGCATCTGCGGCCTGCCCGTCGCCAGCCACCCCGAGGCCACCCGCCGCCACATCGGCTACATGCCGGAGAACAACCCCCTCCCCGAGGACCTCCGCGTCTCCGAGTACCTCTGGTTCCGCGGCCGCCTCAAGGAAATGCCCCGCGCCAAGCTCCGCGCCCGCATCGACGAGGTCCTCGAGCTCTGCGACCTCAAGCGCAACCGCCACCGCATCCTCGGCCGCCTCTCCAAGGGCAACCGCCAGCGCGTCGGCATCGCCGAGGCCATCCTCGCCGAACCCGCCGTCATCATCATGGACGAGCCCACCATCGGCCTCGACCCGCACCAGATCATCATCGTGCGCAACCTCATCGCCAGCCTCCGCGGCCGCATGAGCGTCATCATCTCCAGCCACATCCTCCCCGAGATCGAGGAAACCTGCGACCGCGTCCTGATCATCAACGGCGGCCGCATCGTCGCCTCGGGCTCCCCCGCCGACCTTCGCCGCGAGATGTTCGGCCACACCACCTACCGGGTCGAACTGGCCGGCGACACCACCCGCCTCGCCGCCGACCTCACCGCCCTCGACCCCACCCTCCGTCTCTCCGGCCTGGGCGAACTTGGCCCCGATGGCTTCGCCACGGCCACCCTGCTGACCGAGGCCCCGGAGGACCTCGGCGAAAAGCTCCTGCTGGGGCTCCCCGCTCGCGGCTACCGCGTCCGCTCCCTCGGCCACGCCCACCCCTCGCTCGAGGATGTCTTCCTCGCCGCCACCCGCCGCAGCTGGGACGCCCGCCTCCCCGACCAGAAACCCACCGAGGGCGCCAGCCGCGCCCCGCTGCCGAAAGTATGA